One genomic region from Anabaena sp. PCC 7108 encodes:
- a CDS encoding AAA-like domain-containing protein, protein MKKILILTANPTNTKPLRLSEEVREIKSAWERYQKREQFEIIVEEAVRPQEFRRTLLGYKPDIVHFSGHGGGEQGLALMGDNGEAILLKVAPLAKFFKALQEIFFNETWQKLRLVISHSQEVYISLDVNKSPFNVGLPINLNKFSLTQVQDLVKRHGLQWSDTEINQLMGMIDGHPYLVRTALYHIATNDLTLKQFLEIAPTEEGLYEDHLYRHLLILEENQELKSAMLKLVNSDDAITLEPIYAFKLKSMGLAESKGNKVIPLCNLYRLYFSDRLQD, encoded by the coding sequence GTGAAAAAAATTCTCATTTTAACTGCTAACCCCACAAACACAAAACCATTACGTTTAAGTGAAGAAGTCAGGGAAATCAAAAGTGCTTGGGAGCGTTACCAAAAACGTGAACAATTTGAAATTATTGTCGAAGAAGCAGTACGTCCTCAAGAATTTCGTCGTACTCTATTAGGATATAAACCAGATATTGTACATTTTTCAGGACATGGTGGAGGAGAACAGGGTTTAGCTTTAATGGGAGATAATGGAGAAGCCATTTTACTTAAAGTTGCTCCTTTAGCTAAATTTTTTAAAGCATTACAAGAAATATTTTTTAATGAAACTTGGCAAAAATTGAGATTAGTTATTTCCCATTCTCAGGAAGTTTATATTTCTTTGGATGTGAATAAATCTCCTTTTAATGTCGGTTTACCCATTAATTTAAATAAGTTTAGTTTAACCCAGGTTCAAGATTTAGTTAAACGACATGGATTACAATGGTCAGACACAGAAATTAATCAATTAATGGGGATGATTGATGGTCATCCTTATTTGGTGAGAACAGCTTTATATCATATTGCTACTAACGACTTAACTTTAAAGCAATTTTTAGAAATTGCTCCCACTGAAGAAGGATTATATGAAGACCATTTGTATCGTCATCTTCTCATTTTGGAAGAAAATCAAGAACTAAAATCAGCCATGTTAAAATTAGTTAATAGTGATGATGCAATTACATTAGAACCGATTTATGCTTTTAAATTAAAAAGTATGGGATTAGCAGAATCAAAAGGTAATAAAGTGATTCCACTATGTAATTTATATCGGCTTTATTTTAGCGATCGTTTGCAAGATTGA
- the sat gene encoding sulfate adenylyltransferase, translated as MSYHQDAIAPHGGELVNRVATPAQKETFLSKADFLPRVTLDERAVSDLEMIAIGGFSPLTGFMNQEDYNRVVAEMRLANGLVWSIPITLSVTEEVAAPLQKGDLVRLDNPNGEFIGVLELTEKYTYDKKHEAINVYRTDDAKHPGVQVVYNQGSVNLAGDIWLLQRDSHPHFPSYQIDPAASREMFREKGWKTIVGFQTRNPIHRAHEYIQKCALETVEGLFLHPLVGATKEDDIAADVRMRCYEILIEHYYPLDRVILAINPAAMRYAGPREAIFHALVRKNYGCTHFIVGRDHAGVGDYYGTYDAQYIFDEFAPEELGIVPMKFEHAFYCTRTKQMATTKTSPSKPEERVHLSGTKVREMLRRGELPPPEFSRPEVAAELTRAMSSPAVLA; from the coding sequence TTGAGTTACCATCAAGATGCTATTGCCCCCCACGGCGGAGAGTTAGTTAACCGGGTTGCTACACCCGCACAAAAGGAAACATTTCTCTCTAAAGCCGACTTTTTGCCACGAGTTACACTGGATGAGCGAGCAGTTTCTGATTTAGAAATGATTGCAATCGGAGGTTTTAGTCCGCTGACTGGTTTTATGAACCAAGAAGACTACAACCGAGTAGTAGCAGAAATGAGGCTGGCTAACGGTCTTGTCTGGTCAATACCAATTACACTGTCTGTTACAGAAGAAGTTGCAGCCCCTCTCCAAAAAGGTGATTTAGTCCGTTTGGATAACCCTAATGGCGAATTTATTGGGGTTTTGGAACTAACTGAAAAGTATACCTACGACAAAAAACACGAAGCTATTAATGTTTATCGCACTGATGATGCTAAACACCCCGGTGTGCAGGTAGTTTATAATCAAGGTTCTGTTAATCTTGCAGGTGATATCTGGTTATTACAACGTGATTCCCATCCCCATTTTCCCAGCTATCAAATTGATCCTGCCGCTTCACGGGAAATGTTTAGAGAGAAGGGTTGGAAAACTATAGTTGGTTTCCAAACTCGCAACCCTATCCACCGCGCCCATGAATATATTCAAAAGTGCGCCTTGGAAACAGTAGAGGGTCTATTTTTACACCCATTGGTAGGGGCAACTAAAGAAGACGACATCGCCGCAGACGTGCGGATGCGTTGCTATGAAATTTTGATAGAACACTATTACCCTCTAGATAGAGTCATTTTGGCAATTAATCCAGCGGCAATGCGTTATGCTGGTCCAAGAGAAGCAATTTTCCATGCTTTAGTTCGCAAGAATTACGGCTGTACACATTTTATAGTTGGGCGTGATCATGCTGGTGTAGGTGACTACTACGGTACATATGATGCTCAGTATATATTCGATGAGTTTGCGCCGGAAGAATTGGGCATTGTGCCAATGAAGTTTGAACACGCTTTCTACTGCACACGCACCAAACAAATGGCGACAACCAAAACTAGTCCTAGCAAGCCAGAGGAACGGGTTCACCTGTCGGGGACAAAAGTCCGAGAAATGCTACGTCGTGGTGAATTACCCCCACCAGAATTCTCTCGTCCTGAAGTAGCAGCAGAGTTGACACGAGCAATGAGTAGTCCAGCAGTATTAGCTTAA
- a CDS encoding caspase family protein — translation MKRRTFLERISRLLAVLGLTEAEWLTLGNRYYQALAQPSTRKLALLIGINKYPQSPPLGGCLTDVELQRELLIHRFGFATSDILTLTEEQASREFIEAAFLEHLSKQAKADDVVVFHFSGYGSRVKLGTLPETVQNALIPVDKNNIQNRRVVNYLSEETLLLLLRSLPSDKVTAVLDTSYYAPTTSQPSSLRIRSRPELPAAKFAVEELEFLQQLKTQNLAANNAIVLKATSDENQQAGELLFSGFSAGLFTYALTQYLWEATPATTIQILLSHVSSSIYKQGSEQQPKLLNDQKNPQSAFILNYLPLKGNGAEGVVTGTDEDGKTVQLWLAGLPPQVLEYYGVNSKLTLATGEKLTLKSRTGLTAKAQISPEPTTMPQVGQLVQEAVRVLPRNINLTVALDSELERIERVDATSAFAAIARTANIAAEQPANFVFGKLQQIPSRYGLFSLGGELILNTTGEDGEAVKVAVQRLEPKFSTLLAAKLWRLTDNEGSSRLPVKATLEIINNISPRVVMKRETRRSQTEETATKKASSTQAQSIPSVPVGSRMQYRVENLSDRPIYLMLMGLNNSRNAFGSSSPEVIAFYPWQTALEPESPHTKPRLQEIVIAPGQTLKIPQNNSTIGWMLPIRALFCEHQLILSTAPFSRTLEALITAKSPTTYQQPISPLVNSLEVAQAVLQDLHNASQVKIDMNGTATDSYILDVNNWASLNFSFQVV, via the coding sequence ATGAAACGGCGTACGTTTTTAGAACGGATAAGCCGCTTACTAGCGGTACTAGGATTAACTGAGGCTGAGTGGTTGACTTTGGGAAACCGCTATTATCAAGCTTTGGCACAACCGAGTACTCGTAAGTTGGCTTTATTAATAGGGATTAATAAATATCCACAAAGTCCCCCCCTGGGTGGTTGTCTGACTGACGTGGAATTGCAAAGGGAACTTTTGATTCACCGATTTGGCTTTGCCACTTCGGATATTTTGACCTTGACTGAGGAACAAGCCAGTCGAGAATTTATTGAAGCGGCTTTTTTGGAGCATTTGAGTAAGCAAGCAAAAGCCGATGATGTGGTTGTATTCCACTTTAGTGGTTATGGTAGTCGTGTGAAATTGGGGACTTTGCCAGAGACTGTGCAGAATGCCCTGATACCAGTTGATAAAAACAATATCCAAAATAGGCGTGTTGTCAACTATTTATCAGAAGAAACACTTTTATTATTATTGCGATCGCTCCCCAGCGATAAAGTAACCGCAGTATTAGATACTAGTTACTATGCTCCAACTACATCACAGCCATCAAGTTTGCGAATTCGCTCCCGTCCAGAATTGCCAGCAGCAAAGTTCGCAGTCGAGGAACTTGAGTTTCTCCAACAACTCAAAACTCAGAACTTAGCCGCCAACAATGCTATTGTCCTCAAAGCCACCTCCGATGAAAATCAGCAAGCCGGAGAATTGCTCTTTTCTGGCTTCAGTGCGGGATTATTTACTTATGCTTTGACTCAATATTTATGGGAAGCTACCCCAGCCACAACTATTCAAATTCTGCTGTCTCATGTGAGTAGTTCTATTTACAAACAAGGTAGTGAACAGCAACCAAAATTATTGAATGACCAAAAAAATCCTCAAAGTGCTTTTATTCTCAATTATCTTCCCCTAAAAGGTAACGGTGCCGAAGGAGTTGTCACAGGCACAGATGAAGATGGTAAAACAGTTCAGTTATGGTTAGCTGGCTTACCCCCCCAGGTTCTAGAATATTACGGCGTTAACTCTAAATTAACTCTAGCTACTGGAGAAAAATTAACCTTAAAGTCACGAACTGGATTAACTGCAAAAGCGCAAATATCTCCAGAACCTACTACCATGCCACAAGTAGGACAACTTGTCCAAGAAGCAGTCCGCGTATTACCTCGAAATATCAACTTAACCGTAGCCTTAGATTCTGAATTAGAACGAATTGAGCGGGTAGACGCAACTAGTGCTTTTGCGGCCATTGCCCGCACTGCCAACATAGCAGCAGAACAGCCAGCTAATTTTGTATTTGGTAAATTACAACAAATTCCTAGTCGTTACGGTCTTTTTTCTCTAGGTGGTGAACTAATCCTCAATACCACTGGGGAAGACGGGGAAGCAGTGAAAGTAGCAGTACAACGATTAGAACCGAAATTTTCCACACTGTTAGCAGCAAAGTTATGGCGACTGACAGACAATGAAGGTTCTTCTCGTTTACCAGTTAAAGCGACTTTAGAGATTATTAACAACATATCGCCCCGTGTTGTCATGAAAAGGGAAACTCGGCGCAGTCAGACTGAGGAAACTGCTACTAAAAAAGCATCTAGCACTCAAGCACAAAGTATTCCTAGCGTTCCCGTCGGCAGTCGAATGCAGTATCGAGTGGAAAATTTGAGCGATCGCCCTATATATTTAATGCTAATGGGGTTAAATAACTCTAGAAATGCATTTGGCTCCAGCTCACCTGAGGTAATCGCTTTTTACCCCTGGCAAACCGCTCTTGAACCAGAATCGCCCCATACCAAACCCCGTTTGCAAGAAATAGTCATTGCCCCAGGACAGACTCTGAAGATCCCACAAAATAATTCTACCATCGGCTGGATGCTACCAATACGCGCTCTATTTTGTGAACATCAATTAATTCTCAGTACTGCTCCTTTTAGTAGAACTCTGGAAGCTTTAATAACTGCTAAGTCTCCAACTACTTACCAACAGCCTATTAGTCCATTAGTTAACTCCCTAGAAGTTGCCCAGGCTGTGCTACAAGACTTGCACAACGCTAGTCAAGTTAAAATTGATATGAATGGAACTGCTACAGACTCATACATTTTGGATGTGAATAATTGGGCAAGTCTTAATTTTAGTTTTCAAGTGGTTTAA
- a CDS encoding bifunctional ADP-dependent NAD(P)H-hydrate dehydratase/NAD(P)H-hydrate epimerase gives MTKEQIVVSAAQMRDIEGRIFAAGMPVAALMEKVAGLITKRLKAIIPKGRTIGILVGPGHNGGDALVVARELHFRGDQVWIYQPFTKLKELTSQHLQYAQSLGIPCFEELGELPNCDFLIDGLFGFGLEREITGNIALAVNHFNEGNQPIFSIDLPSGLHTDTGEVLGTAIRATHTFCLGLWKQGLLQEQALEYIGKAELIDFDIPLADIHAILGNVPKINRITKTTAISTLPLPRSSVTHKYKSGHLLLICGSRRYAGGAILTGLGARASGVGMLSIAVPESIKPLLVSHLPEALIIDCPETEMGAISHLQLPGKTHLSSFNIIACGPGLTQDAMPIVQQVIESEIPLILDADGLNILAELGTIDTLQKRKITTILTPHTGEFHRLFPDIDFKDRIKSVQTAASQTGAVVLLKGARTAISNPKGVVWINSESTPALARGGSGDVLTGLMGGILAQVVNKQVNIEDVVATAVWWHSQAGILAAKERTELGVDAFTLTQYLMKVLVDR, from the coding sequence ATGACTAAAGAACAAATTGTCGTCTCTGCTGCACAAATGCGAGATATTGAGGGGCGGATATTCGCCGCTGGGATGCCTGTCGCAGCTTTAATGGAAAAAGTAGCGGGATTGATTACCAAGCGGCTAAAAGCTATTATCCCAAAAGGTCGAACTATAGGAATTTTAGTTGGTCCTGGACACAATGGTGGTGATGCTTTAGTTGTAGCCCGTGAGTTACATTTTCGTGGTGATCAAGTTTGGATTTATCAACCTTTTACTAAACTCAAAGAATTAACTTCTCAACATCTCCAATATGCCCAAAGTTTGGGAATTCCTTGTTTTGAAGAACTAGGAGAATTACCAAATTGTGATTTTTTGATTGATGGTTTATTTGGTTTTGGTTTAGAAAGAGAAATTACAGGTAATATTGCTTTAGCAGTTAATCATTTTAATGAAGGGAATCAGCCGATTTTTAGTATTGATTTACCTTCCGGTTTGCATACAGATACTGGAGAAGTTTTAGGTACTGCAATTCGTGCTACTCATACCTTTTGTTTAGGTTTGTGGAAACAGGGCTTATTGCAAGAACAAGCATTAGAATATATTGGTAAAGCTGAATTAATTGATTTTGATATTCCCTTAGCAGATATTCATGCTATTTTAGGAAATGTACCAAAAATAAACCGTATTACCAAAACCACAGCAATTTCAACTTTACCTTTACCCCGTTCTTCAGTTACACATAAATATAAATCAGGACATTTACTGTTAATTTGTGGTTCAAGACGTTATGCTGGTGGAGCAATTTTAACTGGTTTGGGTGCGCGGGCTTCTGGGGTAGGAATGTTATCTATTGCTGTACCTGAATCGATTAAACCTTTATTGGTTTCCCATTTACCAGAAGCATTAATTATCGATTGTCCAGAAACAGAAATGGGAGCAATTTCTCATCTACAATTACCAGGAAAAACGCATTTGAGTTCGTTTAATATAATTGCTTGTGGACCCGGTTTAACTCAAGATGCTATGCCGATAGTACAACAGGTAATTGAAAGTGAAATTCCTTTAATTCTTGATGCTGATGGTTTAAATATTTTGGCAGAATTAGGGACTATTGATACTTTACAAAAACGCAAAATCACAACAATTCTCACACCCCATACAGGTGAATTTCATCGGTTATTTCCTGATATCGATTTTAAAGATAGAATTAAATCAGTGCAAACAGCAGCATCACAAACTGGGGCTGTAGTGCTGTTAAAAGGGGCAAGAACAGCTATTTCTAACCCTAAAGGAGTCGTTTGGATAAATTCTGAAAGTACACCAGCTTTAGCCCGTGGTGGTAGCGGTGATGTGTTAACTGGTTTAATGGGAGGAATTTTGGCGCAGGTTGTTAATAAACAAGTTAATATTGAAGATGTAGTAGCAACTGCGGTTTGGTGGCATTCCCAAGCTGGTATTTTAGCAGCAAAAGAAAGAACAGAATTAGGTGTTGATGCTTTTACTTTGACGCAATATTTGATGAAAGTTTTGGTTGATAGATAG
- a CDS encoding Uma2 family endonuclease yields MVQSPPKLITVNEFITQYGDSENYELIDGELIKMEPTGLHEQVSSLIGRKLNVEIDRQDLPYFIPHRCLIKLLGTETAFRPDVIVLDQTQLINEPLWQNEPVITSGKSIKLIAEVVSTNWQNDYARKVEDYALLGISEYWIVDYLGIGGREYIGKPKQPTITICTLVEDEYQKRLFQNNDQLVSSIFPDLKLTAKQVLIV; encoded by the coding sequence ATGGTACAATCACCCCCAAAACTGATCACAGTCAATGAGTTTATCACTCAGTACGGTGACAGCGAGAATTATGAACTCATTGATGGGGAATTAATCAAAATGGAACCAACAGGACTCCATGAGCAAGTATCATCTTTAATTGGGCGAAAACTGAATGTAGAAATTGATCGTCAGGACTTACCATATTTTATTCCTCATCGCTGTTTAATCAAACTATTGGGAACAGAAACAGCATTTCGTCCCGATGTCATTGTTTTGGATCAAACACAACTAATTAATGAACCATTATGGCAAAATGAACCTGTGATTACATCAGGAAAATCCATTAAACTAATTGCAGAAGTTGTAAGTACAAATTGGCAAAATGACTATGCACGCAAAGTTGAAGATTACGCTTTATTAGGTATATCTGAATATTGGATTGTAGATTATTTAGGTATTGGTGGAAGAGAATATATTGGTAAACCCAAACAACCAACTATTACTATTTGTACATTAGTAGAGGATGAATATCAAAAGCGATTGTTTCAAAATAACGATCAACTTGTTTCTTCCATCTTTCCCGATTTGAAATTAACAGCAAAACAAGTCTTGATAGTGTAA
- the mnmA gene encoding tRNA 2-thiouridine(34) synthase MnmA has translation MKKVVVGLSGGVDSSVAAAILHNQGYDVIGLTLWLMKGKGQCCSEGMIDAAQICEQLGVPHEVVDIRDVFQTEIVDFLVTGYSVGITPLPCSQCNKTVKFGPMVKYAREQWECNSIATGHYAKIRYDETTGRYQLLRAVDRNKDQSYFLYDLSQDLLSCSIFPLGELNKTDTRRMAAEYNLKTADKPESQDLCLVESNGSMRAFLDKYLAPKPGDIVDTTGKVLGQHDGIHHYTIGQRKGLGIAAAEPLYVIELDAANNKVIVGDSEARRRHRTKGTESECTVNRVNWVSITEPSTPIRAEVQIRYRSAPVPVTVIPLENDRVRLVFDEFQFSITPGQAAVWYKGDKVLGGGIIEQF, from the coding sequence ATGAAAAAAGTCGTCGTTGGTCTTTCTGGTGGCGTTGACAGTTCCGTAGCTGCCGCTATTCTACACAATCAGGGCTATGATGTAATTGGTTTGACTCTTTGGCTAATGAAAGGCAAAGGGCAATGTTGCTCTGAAGGAATGATCGACGCGGCTCAGATTTGTGAACAATTGGGCGTTCCCCATGAAGTTGTCGATATTCGGGATGTCTTTCAAACAGAGATTGTTGATTTTCTTGTCACTGGTTATAGTGTGGGAATTACGCCGTTGCCTTGTTCCCAATGTAACAAGACTGTGAAATTTGGTCCGATGGTAAAATATGCCCGTGAACAATGGGAATGCAACAGCATTGCTACTGGTCATTATGCCAAAATTCGCTACGATGAAACCACAGGACGTTACCAATTATTACGCGCAGTTGACCGCAATAAAGACCAATCTTACTTCCTCTACGATTTATCTCAAGATTTATTAAGTTGTTCTATCTTTCCTTTGGGTGAACTGAACAAAACCGACACCCGACGCATGGCGGCTGAATACAACTTAAAAACCGCCGATAAACCAGAAAGTCAAGATTTATGCTTAGTGGAAAGTAACGGTTCCATGCGGGCATTTTTAGATAAATATTTAGCACCAAAACCAGGTGATATCGTCGATACCACTGGTAAGGTTTTGGGACAACATGATGGTATTCATCATTACACAATCGGTCAGAGAAAAGGCTTAGGAATTGCAGCGGCTGAACCTTTGTATGTGATTGAATTAGATGCAGCTAATAATAAAGTCATTGTAGGCGATAGCGAAGCTCGCCGCAGGCATCGCACCAAAGGAACAGAATCAGAATGTACAGTAAATAGAGTCAACTGGGTTTCTATTACTGAACCTTCAACCCCCATTCGTGCAGAAGTGCAAATTCGTTATCGTTCCGCACCTGTACCCGTGACAGTAATTCCTTTAGAAAATGACCGTGTGCGTTTGGTATTTGATGAATTTCAATTTAGTATTACCCCAGGACAAGCTGCGGTTTGGTATAAAGGGGATAAGGTATTGGGTGGGGGAATAATTGAACAGTTTTAG
- a CDS encoding AAA-like domain-containing protein has protein sequence MENLNSVNYEYQVGGSLPASAPTYVTRKADEELYQAIKKGEFCYVLNSRQMGKSSLRVQTMKRLKEVDGFACAAIDLTEIGSANITPLQWYAGIIIELINTFELNERFDIDSWWDKYDQESLSAVNFFGNFLRDILLKYVESNIVIFIDEIDSTLSLDFNVDDFFALIRSFYNRRVDNVKYNRLTFVLLGVATPSDLIQDKTRTPFNIGYGVELTGFTFAESQALAKGLSVKINQPEKLLELILNWTGGQPFLTQKVCNLVINSSGLSEGNEKEWLKNLIITNIIENWTEQDKPEHLRTIERRILIDEQMTGELLDIYQKIYQQGEVVSQNTGEEGKLQLSGLVVKINNYLQIYNPIYREVFNQEWIDNQLAALRPYSEAFRAWYGSGCQENSWLLRGNALRKAEEWAESKNLSFQDKQFLAASRQQEIEEEIREREKEAELERERKEKEAAERAIIIEEEVKQEAERQLSIANKKVTEIERNICKIKELSAVASQLQQKGHNNEANQFLNIAGLVLQEKIKNQELKEALLDISLVLGYEYLEIEEKYIKAKVEFDKSFEKISEENKPDNNNYSYLVVLIYIHYVKGNVEKELNKVLYNYKIAFQKYNLLKSQLKSNFELFTLDLNILYNGNADIIGILYRKLNYLDRSNTVYYESLKAHLLDELDYLMQQNRWKEADHKNWQFLLIASGKEKENYLQLNDIKNFNCDDLKKLDSLWTRNSQGHFGYSVQEKIYLSTGNSLEFDWDKGNFTIWNQTRYDEFGEELGWKKKGGEWMKYDEIPWKCETNFQAERYGILPRYGVLLGIVSVAGCGSGLSLLLQRLVDCSR, from the coding sequence ATGGAAAATTTAAACTCAGTTAATTATGAATATCAAGTAGGTGGTTCTCTCCCAGCTTCTGCTCCTACTTATGTTACTAGAAAAGCTGATGAGGAACTGTATCAAGCTATAAAAAAGGGAGAATTTTGTTATGTTTTAAATTCCCGACAAATGGGTAAATCTTCTTTAAGGGTTCAAACAATGAAACGGCTTAAAGAAGTAGATGGATTTGCTTGTGCTGCTATTGATTTAACTGAGATTGGTTCAGCTAATATTACCCCTTTACAATGGTATGCAGGAATTATTATTGAATTAATTAATACCTTTGAATTAAATGAAAGATTTGATATAGATAGTTGGTGGGATAAATATGACCAAGAATCTTTGTCTGCGGTGAATTTCTTTGGTAATTTTCTGCGAGATATTCTTTTAAAATATGTTGAATCAAACATTGTTATTTTTATTGATGAAATTGATAGTACCCTGAGTTTAGATTTTAATGTTGATGATTTTTTCGCTTTAATTCGCTCTTTTTATAATCGTCGAGTTGATAATGTTAAATATAATCGTTTGACTTTTGTATTATTAGGAGTAGCGACTCCCAGCGATTTAATTCAAGATAAAACTCGCACTCCTTTTAATATTGGTTATGGAGTAGAATTAACAGGTTTTACTTTTGCAGAATCTCAAGCATTAGCAAAGGGATTAAGTGTTAAAATCAATCAACCAGAAAAATTATTAGAATTAATTTTAAATTGGACTGGTGGACAACCTTTTTTAACTCAAAAAGTCTGTAATTTAGTTATAAATTCTTCTGGTTTATCTGAAGGAAATGAAAAAGAATGGTTAAAAAATTTAATTATAACTAATATTATTGAAAATTGGACAGAACAGGATAAACCTGAACATTTACGCACCATTGAAAGACGGATTTTAATTGATGAACAAATGACAGGTGAATTATTAGATATTTATCAAAAGATTTATCAACAGGGAGAAGTAGTTAGTCAGAATACTGGAGAGGAAGGAAAGTTACAGTTATCGGGTTTGGTGGTGAAAATAAATAATTATTTACAGATTTATAATCCTATTTATCGAGAGGTTTTTAATCAAGAATGGATTGATAATCAATTAGCTGCTTTACGTCCCTATTCTGAAGCGTTTAGGGCGTGGTATGGTTCAGGTTGTCAGGAAAATTCTTGGTTATTACGAGGAAATGCTTTAAGAAAAGCGGAAGAATGGGCAGAATCTAAGAATTTAAGTTTTCAGGATAAACAATTTTTAGCCGCTTCTCGTCAGCAGGAAATTGAAGAGGAAATCAGAGAAAGGGAAAAGGAAGCGGAGTTAGAAAGGGAAAGAAAGGAGAAGGAAGCGGCAGAAAGGGCGATAATTATTGAGGAAGAAGTTAAACAAGAGGCAGAGAGGCAATTATCTATAGCTAACAAAAAAGTAACTGAAATAGAAAGAAATATTTGTAAAATCAAGGAATTATCCGCAGTAGCTTCTCAACTTCAACAAAAAGGTCACAACAACGAGGCTAACCAATTTTTAAATATTGCAGGTTTAGTCTTACAAGAAAAAATCAAAAATCAAGAACTTAAAGAGGCTTTATTAGATATTTCTTTAGTTTTAGGATATGAATATTTAGAAATAGAAGAAAAATATATTAAGGCCAAAGTAGAATTCGATAAAAGTTTTGAAAAAATATCAGAAGAAAATAAACCTGATAACAATAATTATAGTTATTTAGTTGTCTTAATCTATATTCATTATGTTAAAGGTAACGTAGAAAAAGAATTAAATAAAGTCTTATATAATTACAAGATAGCTTTTCAGAAATATAATCTTCTCAAATCTCAATTAAAATCTAATTTTGAGTTATTCACTTTAGACCTGAATATTCTCTATAATGGTAATGCAGATATTATTGGTATTCTTTATCGCAAACTTAATTATTTAGATAGATCAAATACAGTTTATTATGAATCTTTAAAAGCACATTTATTAGATGAATTGGACTATTTAATGCAGCAAAATAGATGGAAAGAAGCAGATCACAAAAATTGGCAATTTCTTCTTATTGCATCTGGAAAAGAAAAAGAAAATTATTTGCAATTAAATGATATCAAAAACTTTAATTGTGATGATTTAAAAAAACTAGATAGTTTATGGACTAGGAACTCTCAAGGACATTTTGGTTACAGTGTTCAGGAAAAAATATATCTAAGTACGGGCAATTCTTTAGAATTTGACTGGGATAAGGGCAATTTTACAATATGGAATCAAACAAGATATGATGAGTTCGGGGAGGAATTAGGATGGAAGAAAAAGGGTGGAGAGTGGATGAAATATGATGAAATACCTTGGAAATGCGAAACTAACTTTCAAGCAGAGAGATACGGGATATTACCTCGCTACGGCGTATTATTGGGGATAGTTTCTGTTGCTGGTTGTGGTTCTGGACTTTCTCTTTTATTACAAAGACTTGTAGATTGTAGCAGGTAA